The following is a genomic window from Armatimonadota bacterium.
GACGAGGCGGATCGCAAGAAGGTGCTGCAATTCCATCAGCAGTGGATTGATATCGGCGCCGCGGACCGCAAGGCCGCGGAAAAGCGCGTCGCAGTGGGCGACCCCGCCACCGTGGTCGTCGGCTTGCAGCGACTGGATGGCGACATCGTGACGGGCCGCGCGATGGACGACAAGTGCGGCGCGTTCGTCGTGTGCGAAGCGCTGCGTCTCCTCGCGCGGCGTAAGATTGACGCCGCGGTGTACGCGGTATCCACGGTGCAGGAGGAACTCGGCCGACGCGGCGCGGTGACCAGTGCCTTCGGCCTTGAGCCGGAAGTCGGAATTGCGGTGGACGTTGACCACGCCACCGATTTTCCCGAAGCGGAGAAGAAGAAGATCGGTGACCGCAAGTTGGGCGGCGGCCCCGTGCTCCACCGCGGCGCACACCTCAACCCGGTTATCACGGAGCTGCTTTTCCGCGTCGCGGAGCAAAGCAAGATTGCCTATCAGATCAACGGCAACCCGCGCGACACCGGCACCGACGCAACGGTCATGCAGCTCTCCCGCGCCGGCGTGGCGACCGGCCTGATCAGCGTCCCCTTGCGCTACATGCACACGCCGGTCGAGGTCATCTCCCTGGCCGACCTGGAGAACTGCGCCAAGCTTCTCGCTGGATTCGTTGCGGCGCTCGAGCCCGGCATGAGCTTCATCCCGCACTAGGCGCCTCGATTTCGCCCATCCGCCTGCCGACGGCAAATCGGCTTTCCCCCAGGCCGAATGCCGAACCTGCCATATCGCATTGCTCGGACGGTGTATAATCATAGAGTTCCGGCCGGTTATCGAACCGCCACATGACCCACACGACGCACAACCAGGGCTCGGCGACTGCGCCTGCGGCGCTCATCGCCGCGGTCGCGCCGGGCAGCCCTGCCGCGGCCGCCGGCATCGAGGCCGGTGACCGGCTCGTCG
Proteins encoded in this region:
- a CDS encoding M42 family metallopeptidase, with the translated sequence MRKESLEFFTSLVDTPSPSGFEQPSQTVVRQWLGRYAADVRTDVMGNVIGALNPSGSPRVMLAGHVDEIGLMIRYISDDGFLHFAPIGGVDPQLVPGQRVMVHSRRGPVLGVVGKKAIHLMDEADRKKVLQFHQQWIDIGAADRKAAEKRVAVGDPATVVVGLQRLDGDIVTGRAMDDKCGAFVVCEALRLLARRKIDAAVYAVSTVQEELGRRGAVTSAFGLEPEVGIAVDVDHATDFPEAEKKKIGDRKLGGGPVLHRGAHLNPVITELLFRVAEQSKIAYQINGNPRDTGTDATVMQLSRAGVATGLISVPLRYMHTPVEVISLADLENCAKLLAGFVAALEPGMSFIPH